The Nostoc sp. PCC 7524 nucleotide sequence TCGTTGGCTAATGGGTGGTTCGGGTCACGACACATCATGCCCCATACCCCATGCCCAAATCAATTATTCAAAACCAAATTGACTGACAATTCCTGAGATTGAGACACCTATGGCAAAGCGCATTATCTACAACGAAAACGCCCGTCGCGCCCTTGAGCGTGGTATTGACATTCTAGCTGAGGCTGTAGCTGTTACCCTTGGCCCCAAAGGTCGGAACGTAGTATTAGAAAAGAAATTTGGTGCGCCTCAAATCGTTAACGACGGTGTAACCATCGCTAAAGAAATCGAATTAGAAGATCATATTGAAAACACTGGCGTTTCTTTGATTCGCCAAGCTGCTTCTAAAACCAACGATGCAGCAGGTGATGGTACAACCACCGCTACCGTTTTGGCTCATGCCATTGTGAAAGAAGGTTTGCGGAACGTAGCCGCAGGTGCTAACGCCATCCTGTTGAAGCGCGGTATTGATAAAGCTACCAACTTCTTGGTAGAGAGAATTAAAGAACACGCTCGTCCTGTAGAAGATTCTAAGGCGATCGCGCAAGTTGGTGCAATTTCTGCCGGTAACGACGATGAAGTCGGTCAGATGATTGCCCAAGCAATGGACAAAGTAGGTAAAGAAGGTGTAATTTCCCTAGAAGAAGGGAAGTCCATGACCACCGAATTGGAAATCACCGAAGGGATGCGCTTTGATAAAGGCTACATCTCTCCTTACTTTGCCACCGATGCAGAACGGATGGAAGCGATTTTTGATGATCCTTACATCCTGCTCACCGACAAGAAAATTGCTCTGGTACAAGATTTAGTACCTGTTCTTGAGCAAGTTGCCCGTCAAGGTAAACCCCTGGTTATCATTGCTGAAGATATTGAAAAAGAAGCTTTGGCAACCTTGGTTGTTAACCGTTTGCGTGGTGTGCTGAATGTAGCGGCTGTAAAAGCTCCTGGATTTGGCGATCGCCGCAAAGCTATGCTAGAAGATATCTCCGTTCTCACCGGCGGTCAAGTGATCACTGAAGATGCTGGTCTGAAACTGGAAAACACCAAGATAGATGGACTGGGTAGAGCGCGTCGCATCACCATTACCAAAGACAGCACTACAATTGTTGCTGAAGGTAACGAAGCTGGCGTTAAAGCCCGTTGCGAACAAATCCGTCGTCAAATGGAAGAAACTGAATCTTCCTACGACAAAGAAAAACTCCAAGAGCGTTTGGCTAAATTGTCTGGTGGTGTAGCTGTAGTGAAAGTTGGTGCAGCTACCGAAACCGAAATGAAAGACAAGAAACTGCGCTTAGAAGATGCTATCAACGCTACCAAAGCTGCTGTAGAAGAAGGTATCGTTCCTGGTGGTGGTACAACCTTAGCTCACCTCGCTCCTGAGTTGGAAACTTGGGCTAACGGCAACCTCACTGGTGAAGAATTGACCGGTGCTTTAATTGTGGCTCGTGCATTACCCGCACCTCTGAAGAGAATTGCTGAAAACGCAGGTCAGAACGGTGCTGTAATTGCTGAACGCGTGAAAGAGAAAGAATTCAACGTTGGCTTCAACGCTGCTAGCAACGAATTTGTAGATATGTTCGGTGCTGGTATTGTTGACCCCGCGAAAGTAACACGTTCTGCTCTGCAAAATGCTGCTTCTATCGCTGGTATGGTGTTGACAACCGAGTGCATCGTTGTTGACAAGCCTGAACCCAAGGATGCTGCTCCTGCTGCTGGTGGTGGCATGGGTGGCGGTGACTTCGATTACTAATACTCTATAGTCGCCTCATAAAAAACAGCTGCTTCCTTTTTGGAGGTGGCTGTTTTTTTGTCAATTTCTACATTTTCAGAGAAATTGTAGCTGCTAACATAGGATTTAGATTACTCAACAACTTATTTTGAGGAAATTTAACTATGACTCTAATTAACTATCAATCCAATTCTCAAAAATTAACCGAAATCGTCAAAACTTTAATTGACAATAATACTCTTTATCAAGAAAACTTAGATAAACAGGAAATGATAGAAGTAATTAACCGTACTTTTGACCCTGCTGCTGTTCCTGATTTGGAAAGTATCTCTGAGGAGGAATTAACCAAACGGATTAAGAGAATTTTGTCTTTACATTTAGTATCAGGAATGCTAAATGATTTGACTCCAGAGCAAATGCAACTTTTTGATGAATCTGTAAAACGGGGTTAGATGGGTTATTTATTAGATACTAATATTGTTTCAGCTTCACTAAAACAGAATGTCAAAATCAACTTAAAGTTGCAAGAGGTAAGTAGTTTAGATATAGACATTTTGATTAGCGGCATAACTTACTATGAAATTCAAAGAGGACTTTTGAGGAGCAATGCCACTAAGAAACTAGCTTTATTTCAACAATTTTGCCAAGATTATCCCATTTTATTCTTAGATGATATTAGGATTTTTCAAAAAGCCTCAGAAATTCATGCTGATTTAACAAACAGAGGTCAAATTATTCAGGATGCTGATATTTTGATAGCTGGTACCGCTATCATTCATAATTTAATTTTAGTTTCTCACGATTCTGATTTAATTAGAGTTAAAGGTTTACAGTTAGAAAATTGGTTAATTTCTTAGGTTAAACGCATTTTGGTAAATATAAACACATTATTCATACATCAAATACAGTATTAACACTGTTTTTTTATTAAGCTTTTATTCATACAAATAAGTACAACAATCAATATTCCGATAAAGTAGAGACTATTGTTGAGTAGGAAGCGAAATCAAGTTTGAGTTACGATAACGCTTGTAAGTATTTAGCTGAACAGTATCCAGAGGAGTTTGTGCGTTGGCTACTGGGGGTAGATGCACAACAAATTGAAGTATTAAAAACTGAACTTACCCTTGAACCGATTCGTGCTGATTCTGTGACATTTTTACGCACAGCAAACAGGATTTTACATATTGAATTTCAAACCTTAGCAACATCTAATCCGCCGCTTAATTTCCGAATGCTTGATTATTCCGTGAGGTTAAAGCGTCAATATCGCTATTCTGTAGCGCAGGTGGTGATATTTTTGCAAGAAACGACTAACGAAGTGGCGTTTACAGAGGAATATCGAGACGACACAACTATTCACCGCTATCAGGTTATTCGTCTGTGGGAACAAGATTCAGCATTATTTTTGGATAATCCTGCTCTATTACCTCTAGCAACTTTAACCCGAACTAACTCACCATTAGGGTTGCTTTCCCAAGTGGCTGAACAAGTCGCTACAATTTCTGATAGGGAACAAAGACAAAATATTGCTGGTTGTACAGAAATTCTTGCAGGTTTGCGGTTTGAAAAGGATTTGATTCGCCAATTATTACGGGAGGATATTATGCGCGAGTCTGTAATTTATCAAGATATTCTGCAAAAAGGAATAAAACAAGGTGAAGAAAGTTTAATATTACGTATGCTGAATCGGCGTTTTGGTGAAATAGGCGTGTCATTAATTGAAAAAATTAGAGGATTATCTGCTGAACAGTTAGAAGATTTAGGAGAAGCTTTGTTTGATTTTTCTGATGTTGCTGATTTAGAAGTTTGGTTAAACCAGCACAATTAGTCATCTGATGTGTTACGGCTAATTTCTCCAAGGAAAACGCTCAACTCCTGAAATAGCCGTAACACACCCTACTTAATATTTACGATTTTGTTACGAGTATCAAACTTTAGTGTCCTAGTATTTTATCGCGTAATTGTTTGATGCGATCGCGCAATTTTACAGCCTCTTCAAATTCTAAGTATTTGTGCAAAAATCAAATAGCAATTCTATAGCTAAAATTCAACTTACAAACAAAAGTTCATCTAGTTTACGTTTTAATTCTGGAGATGCCATTAACGGATTATAAACTTCTCCCTTGTAGGGTTGCCAAACATAACCAGAACTAAATGGTCGAAAAACTGGTAATGTTTCTACTTCCTGCTCAATTGTTTTCGACAGGACTAATCCTGGGATAGCTAAATTAGGCAAGTCTTCAATCAGTTCGCTATAAGTCCTAAATTCGTCAACTTCCACACCGACTAAAGCATAACGAAATGGAGGAGCGAGGCGTAGATTTTGATAGAGTAAGATACCTAATTCTGTCATTAAATAAGCACTTTCAGGTTTATCTATTCCCACTTCACTAATATTATTGGGATAAACCCGACACCACCAATTTTCTTCTATATCTTGAAAAGTGTCTGCACGACATAGGCATGGGCTACCATTTGAGAGTATTAATGTTTGCCCTATAAAATGTTGAGAAAATTCATGAGCATTGCTTTCTTCAGAGCCACACTCTGCTGATAAACTAAATAGCCATGCCATGCCTGTAGCCTCCTAGTGTTATGGTTTTAATCAATTCTTTTCCAATGGTTTTGGGTGTTTGCTAAGGCTAGCTCGTACTTTTCTAGTAACATTGTAACTCTTGGCAAAATGCTGATGTGAGTTGGGCTATCCTGAATAGCTTGTAAATCTCCGGTAATATTACTGTCATCAACTTGCCACAGGGGATCTTTTCCTGTTCCCCCAAATTTGGCAGGTTTACGAAATGCCGGTAAAGCTTCAATGGAGAGTGAAACTGACATTCCCTTTGTATCTCTGATGGCGACAGTAACAAGCTCTCCTTGAAACTTACGTTCTGACTCTGCTAACAAATAGCCTTGCTCATCCAAATAGCCTACGGGCATTTGCTCAATATTAATATCAATGCCAGGTCTAACTCCTAATAGTCTGGCACTCCGACCTATTTTGGGCTTGCCTTTTTGCTCCGCCATGCCTCGATAGTAGAGTTTTGCCATTAG carries:
- a CDS encoding DUF4351 domain-containing protein; this encodes MSYDNACKYLAEQYPEEFVRWLLGVDAQQIEVLKTELTLEPIRADSVTFLRTANRILHIEFQTLATSNPPLNFRMLDYSVRLKRQYRYSVAQVVIFLQETTNEVAFTEEYRDDTTIHRYQVIRLWEQDSALFLDNPALLPLATLTRTNSPLGLLSQVAEQVATISDREQRQNIAGCTEILAGLRFEKDLIRQLLREDIMRESVIYQDILQKGIKQGEESLILRMLNRRFGEIGVSLIEKIRGLSAEQLEDLGEALFDFSDVADLEVWLNQHN
- the groL gene encoding chaperonin GroEL (60 kDa chaperone family; promotes refolding of misfolded polypeptides especially under stressful conditions; forms two stacked rings of heptamers to form a barrel-shaped 14mer; ends can be capped by GroES; misfolded proteins enter the barrel where they are refolded when GroES binds), with protein sequence MAKRIIYNENARRALERGIDILAEAVAVTLGPKGRNVVLEKKFGAPQIVNDGVTIAKEIELEDHIENTGVSLIRQAASKTNDAAGDGTTTATVLAHAIVKEGLRNVAAGANAILLKRGIDKATNFLVERIKEHARPVEDSKAIAQVGAISAGNDDEVGQMIAQAMDKVGKEGVISLEEGKSMTTELEITEGMRFDKGYISPYFATDAERMEAIFDDPYILLTDKKIALVQDLVPVLEQVARQGKPLVIIAEDIEKEALATLVVNRLRGVLNVAAVKAPGFGDRRKAMLEDISVLTGGQVITEDAGLKLENTKIDGLGRARRITITKDSTTIVAEGNEAGVKARCEQIRRQMEETESSYDKEKLQERLAKLSGGVAVVKVGAATETEMKDKKLRLEDAINATKAAVEEGIVPGGGTTLAHLAPELETWANGNLTGEELTGALIVARALPAPLKRIAENAGQNGAVIAERVKEKEFNVGFNAASNEFVDMFGAGIVDPAKVTRSALQNAASIAGMVLTTECIVVDKPEPKDAAPAAGGGMGGGDFDY
- a CDS encoding PIN domain-containing protein; this translates as MGYLLDTNIVSASLKQNVKINLKLQEVSSLDIDILISGITYYEIQRGLLRSNATKKLALFQQFCQDYPILFLDDIRIFQKASEIHADLTNRGQIIQDADILIAGTAIIHNLILVSHDSDLIRVKGLQLENWLIS